GCTGTCCTCCGCTTTCACCGTGATCCGGTTGTCGGCCCCGAACACCAAATAGGGGGTAATATCAAAGGAAAAGGCCGCATAGCCCCCTTGATGGCTCCCTGCCATGATACCGTTTATCCATACCTTAGCGATATAATCGACCGCCTGAAAATGCAATATCACCTGCTTGCCTTCGGCCTCTTTTGGAATCGGAACCGATGTACTATACCAGACCCGCGGATGGAATACTTCCTCTCCGATCCCGCTGCTTGGTGTCTCGTAAGTAAAAGGAACTGTGATCTTCCGGGTACCCGCGAACTGTTCCGGCCATTTCTGCAGCTCTCCCGTATTGTTGTCATCGAAGCGAAAGTCCCATTCGCCATTCAAATTCAGCCAGTGCTCCCGAACAAATTGGGGTCTGGGGTAATCTTTCCTATACGCTCTGGTTGTCATTCTTCTCCCCCTGCTAATTGTCCTTCTGTCTTCAGTGCAGCTTTGATCTCAATCGCATAGACTGAAGACGGGCGCAGCGGGTAACCGCTGAACAACGCACTAGTCGGAACCGGGCTGGCCTTGCAACTGATGCGATTTGGTGCAAAGACGTTATTAATCTCGTCGATGGAATCGCCTGTAATCTCGTACAGCAGCGTCTCTTCGGAGGGCTCAAACCCACGCAGCTTCAGCTCGGTCTTTACTTCCCGGAGGCTGCGGTTAACGATGAACACGGTGATGAGGCTTCCTGCCTCATTAATGCAAGCCGTTACGTCCAAATCCGGGAGGGCGTCCAGCCCAAAGGGAGCCGGCTTGTTCGAATGCACGGAGAAGGTACCGCAAACGGATTCGGCGGGAAGCATCCGCGCGATGTCACGGCCTGCATACAGCTTCAGCACTTCATAGCTCGGCGTTCCGTATACTGTGAGGGAGTGGCCGCTCCAGCCAGGCGTTTTTCCGCAATATTGGTCGGCATAATAGTCGCCCACACGAATGCAGCCCCCGAGCCAGCCGTTCACCAGGTCAGAGAAGCTGCCGATATGTACCATATCACTTAGGCGCAGCATTTCATTCAGATTGGCAGCATTGGCGACTGCGGCCCCCAGGGTGTGTTCATCCGGCAACCCCTTGCGCACGGTATTCGGATAGTACATCGTGTTGTATTCGGTAATGGCCAGCTTTATATGGCGATGCTCCGCATTAGCAAAGATCTGCTCCACCGTCTGCCGGATGCTGTCACGAGTCCACTCCGGGAAGGTGGCCATCGCCTTGTAACGCTCTTCCGCCGGCGAATCCCGTTCCAAACCGAACCGTCCGTAGCCATGGTACAAATGCAGGGTCAAATAATCGATATGATTGCCCGCAATATCCAGCACTGTCCGGTTCCACGCCTGATCAGTGTGCCCGCAGGCAAGAATCACAAGGGAAGGATCCGCCGCTTTCATGGCTTCCGCAAAGGAAACGCACCGTTCCGCGAATCGGTCTGCAGAACAAGCGCCAACCTGCCAAGCACCCCATACTTCGTTGCCGATCTCCCAATACTTTACGTTGTACGGCTCCGGGAAACCATTGGCCGCCCGCCTTGCTCCCATCGGGGTGTCGGTGCTCCCGTTGCAGTATTCCACCCAGCGCGCGGCTTCCTCGGGTGTTCCCGACCCGTCGTTCACGCAGATGAGCGGCTCCACCTGCAACTCCCGGCAGAAGCTGATGAACTCGTCCGTACCGAAATATTTACATGTCCATCCGCTCCACGCTTCGTTGTACATGACAGGCCGCTCCAGCACTGGACCGACACCATGCTCAAAGTGGTAAGCACTGATGTAATTCCCGGCAAGTCTCATCATGCCTGCGTTTAGCGCTTGCGTCATCTCGAGCACTTCGCGCTTCACCAGGCCAATGTTATCCGCAGGTATCAGGGATACGTGATCAAGCCAGAACATGCCGGTGGATACATGATCGGCCCACCTTGGGTGACTGGCTGGCACATACAACCGGACTTCAGCGTCGGCACAAGTGCGATAGACGAATAGCTCCGTCCTGTATTCCTGCCAGTTGTGGCTGACAAGTTCGATGCGCGCATGGCCAAGCCGCTCTTCTGTGCGCCGGTCCACTGCTTCAATGACCACGTGCTGAAGCCCGACCGATGCCCGTGCCACGAACTGAACCTTATATTCCATTGGGCCCTTCAGTGCGGCCGGCTGGGCAATCCCGACATATGCTTCGTCGTCACTCAGGATACGGATGCGCAATGCGCGGCCCGAATGCTTCGGGGCCGGTGCTTCCAGCGCATACCTCGTATTCCGTCCATTTGTGTAAGCATTCCAGCACCCGGATACGGAGCCCCTTCCTTCAGCCTCACTTTCAAAATCCATGTCCTTCAGCGGATAGGCGAGCATCGCTTCCATATGGTCGCGAATGTCCTCTACGAAATGTCCGAACAGATAAGGATTTACCTTGTGCCCGCTGGCTTGGCTGCCTTCGATGGTAATCGTCGCGTTTGTTTTCAACCTAAAACCTCCTAGCGATTTATCCTTTGATTGAACCGACCATGACGCCTTTCACAAAATGCTGCTGTACAAAGGGATACATAATGAGTACCGGCAGGGTGGATACGATAATGACCGCGTATTTGATGCTCTCAGCGAGCAGAATCTTATCCTCCAGCCCAACGCCGCCGTCCACAGCGTCCGATTGGCTGATCAACAGAATTTCGCGCAGTACCAGTTGAAGAGGATACAGCTCTTCACTCCGAATATAAATGAGCGCATTAAAAAATAAATTCCAGTGGCCCACCGCATAAAACAGTACCATCACCGCCAGGATCGGCTTCGATAACGGTAAAATAATGCTGAGCAGCATCCGCCAGTTGGAGCATCCGTCCACATGGGCGGCTTCCTGCAGCTCCCAGGGAATGCTGGACTGGAAGTATGTTCGCATAACAATCAGATTGTACGTCGAGATTGCACCCGGAATAATTAAGGCCCACATCGTATCGACCATTCCCAGATCTTTAACGAGCAGGTATGTCGGAATCAGCCCCCCGCTAAAAAAACATTGTGAGCGTTACGATCAGCATCAGCCCTTTGCGTAAGGGGAGGTCCGGGCGTGACAGCGGATACGCAGCGAGTAGCGTCATAACGATGTTGATGATCGTGCCGACCGTAGTGTATAGAATCGAATTGGCAAATCCGGTCCAGATTTTACCGTTGTGCAGAATATTGGTGTAGGCTTCAACGGTGAAGCCTTTCGGCAGCAGCCACACTTCCCCGCCGAGCACCTTCGCCGGATCGCTGAATGAGGCGCTGACCACAAAAAGCAGCGGATAAAGTACGAGGATCATAATCACTGAGGCGATCAGGTACACGATCGTATCAAAACCCCGGTCGGCAGCCGGGCCGTTTGTCCCTCTTTTTAATACAGCTTGCTTAGACACGAGGCCCTCCTCCTTTACCATAAACTAGTTTCTGATGTTTTGCGCGCAAGCCGGTTGACCAGCAGCAGCAGCGTCAGATTGATCACTGAATTGAACAGCCCGATTGCTGCAGTGTAGCTGTACTCTCCTTTAAGAATCCCGGTCGTATAGACGAAGGTGGAGATCACGTCGCTGGCTTCGAGATTTAAGTTGTTTTGCAGCAGCAGAATTTTCTCGAACCCTATGTTCATAAATTGCCCGACGTCCAGAATGAGCAATATAACAATGACGGGAACGATCCCCGGTAGGGAGACATGCCAAATGCGGCGCAGCCGGGAAGCCCCGTCCATCTTGGCTGCTTCATACAACTGGGGATTGATTCCGCTAAGCGCTGCAATGTAGATAATCGACTGCCACCCCATGTTCTGCCAAATATTCGAGCCGATAAAGATTGTCTTAAACCAACCGGCCTCTTCCAGAAAGCGGACCGGACTGCCGCCGAAAGCCTGAATCAGCATGTTTGGCGGTCCGGTAGGCGAGAGAAGCACCGTCAGCATACCCACGATGACGACGACCGAGATGAAGTGCGGAATATAGGTTATATTTTGAAGCCATTTGCTGAAGGCCTTGCTGCGGATTTCATTGATGAGGAGTGCCAGAAAGATAGGAATCGGAAAGGCAATCAGCAAGGAAAACAGATTGATGGACAGCGTATTCCACAGAAGCCTCCAGAAATAATACGAATCAAAAAATCGTGTGAAATGATCGAGGCCTATCCAGTCACTTCCAATGATTCCCTTTGCCGGATTGAAGTTTTTGAAGGCAATTTGGAGTCCGTACAGCGGACCATAGTGAAAGATCAGATACCACGCCATCGGCAGTAGCAGCATGAGATACAGGTCATAACGATTGATCATTCGTTTTAACAGCCGG
This region of Paenibacillus sp. URB8-2 genomic DNA includes:
- a CDS encoding alpha-L-arabinofuranosidase C-terminal domain-containing protein → MKTNATITIEGSQASGHKVNPYLFGHFVEDIRDHMEAMLAYPLKDMDFESEAEGRGSVSGCWNAYTNGRNTRYALEAPAPKHSGRALRIRILSDDEAYVGIAQPAALKGPMEYKVQFVARASVGLQHVVIEAVDRRTEERLGHARIELVSHNWQEYRTELFVYRTCADAEVRLYVPASHPRWADHVSTGMFWLDHVSLIPADNIGLVKREVLEMTQALNAGMMRLAGNYISAYHFEHGVGPVLERPVMYNEAWSGWTCKYFGTDEFISFCRELQVEPLICVNDGSGTPEEAARWVEYCNGSTDTPMGARRAANGFPEPYNVKYWEIGNEVWGAWQVGACSADRFAERCVSFAEAMKAADPSLVILACGHTDQAWNRTVLDIAGNHIDYLTLHLYHGYGRFGLERDSPAEERYKAMATFPEWTRDSIRQTVEQIFANAEHRHIKLAITEYNTMYYPNTVRKGLPDEHTLGAAVANAANLNEMLRLSDMVHIGSFSDLVNGWLGGCIRVGDYYADQYCGKTPGWSGHSLTVYGTPSYEVLKLYAGRDIARMLPAESVCGTFSVHSNKPAPFGLDALPDLDVTACINEAGSLITVFIVNRSLREVKTELKLRGFEPSEETLLYEITGDSIDEINNVFAPNRISCKASPVPTSALFSGYPLRPSSVYAIEIKAALKTEGQLAGGEE
- a CDS encoding ABC transporter permease, whose product is MKTTQIEFTKKEQADPPSVSFRSNSKRSVRLLKRMINRYDLYLMLLLPMAWYLIFHYGPLYGLQIAFKNFNPAKGIIGSDWIGLDHFTRFFDSYYFWRLLWNTLSINLFSLLIAFPIPIFLALLINEIRSKAFSKWLQNITYIPHFISVVVIVGMLTVLLSPTGPPNMLIQAFGGSPVRFLEEAGWFKTIFIGSNIWQNMGWQSIIYIAALSGINPQLYEAAKMDGASRLRRIWHVSLPGIVPVIVILLILDVGQFMNIGFEKILLLQNNLNLEASDVISTFVYTTGILKGEYSYTAAIGLFNSVINLTLLLLVNRLARKTSETSLW